One part of the Thermodesulfovibrio sp. 3462-1 genome encodes these proteins:
- the purM gene encoding phosphoribosylformylglycinamidine cyclo-ligase, translated as MSITYKQAGVDINEADKFIKMISPLVKTTFRKEVLTDIGLFAGLFRLDMKKYRQPVLVSGTDGVGTKLKIAFEANRHDTVGIDLVAMCVNDILTLGAEPLFFLDYFAVGKLNAERATQVIKGIVEGCRQAGCALIGGETAEMPGFYKKNEYDLSGFAVGVVNKGEIIDGTEIKEGDSIIGVASSGLHSNGFSLVRKVLFDRAKMKIDQYVAELGCSLADELLKPTKIYVKAYFALKGRVKVKGMAHITGGGIPGNLPRIFPENKTAVIYKNQWHIHPVFQLIQTAGKVKESEMFKVFNMGIGYVFIIDSKDVKKALNILNKKGYRAYLIGEVIKGKGKIKIE; from the coding sequence ATGAGCATTACATATAAACAGGCTGGTGTTGATATTAATGAAGCAGACAAATTTATAAAAATGATTTCTCCTCTGGTGAAGACAACTTTCCGGAAAGAGGTTCTTACTGATATAGGGCTTTTTGCAGGATTATTTAGGCTGGACATGAAAAAATACAGACAACCAGTGCTTGTCAGTGGCACAGATGGAGTTGGGACAAAGCTTAAAATTGCCTTTGAAGCAAACAGACATGATACAGTTGGAATAGACCTTGTTGCCATGTGTGTGAATGATATTTTAACATTAGGTGCAGAGCCTTTATTTTTTCTTGATTATTTTGCTGTAGGTAAGCTTAATGCTGAAAGAGCAACTCAGGTCATAAAAGGCATTGTTGAAGGATGCAGACAGGCAGGTTGTGCTCTCATAGGAGGAGAGACAGCTGAGATGCCAGGATTTTATAAAAAAAATGAATATGATCTCTCAGGTTTTGCTGTTGGAGTAGTGAATAAAGGTGAAATTATTGATGGAACAGAAATAAAAGAGGGAGATTCAATAATAGGTGTTGCTTCTTCAGGACTTCACAGCAATGGCTTTTCTCTTGTAAGAAAAGTTCTTTTTGATAGAGCAAAAATGAAAATTGATCAATATGTTGCAGAGCTGGGTTGCAGTCTTGCTGATGAATTACTGAAGCCAACAAAAATTTATGTTAAAGCCTATTTTGCTCTTAAGGGAAGGGTTAAAGTTAAAGGCATGGCACATATAACAGGTGGTGGAATTCCTGGAAATCTGCCAAGAATTTTTCCTGAAAATAAAACTGCTGTGATATATAAAAATCAATGGCATATTCATCCAGTATTTCAGCTTATTCAGACAGCAGGAAAAGTTAAAGAATCAGAGATGTTTAAAGTTTTCAATATGGGAATAGGCTATGTTTTTATCATTGACAGTAAAGATGTGAAAAAGGCATTGAATATTTTAAATAAAAAAGGATACAGAGCTTATTTAATCGGTGAAGTAATCAAAGGTAAAGGAAAAATCAAAATAGAATGA
- a CDS encoding ABC transporter substrate-binding protein: MKKSLIILLILIFTISVAFAIVSPKEQIKKTVDKVISILKDPKYKGEKRQQRRAALRAEISKVFDFDEMAKRSLGIYWRDRTPQEKKEFVELYKDLLERSYSGKIESYTTEEVVYTDERIENGKYAEVKTKIITKDKKEIPIDYRLYFNGKEWKVYDVVIEGVSLVSNYRSQFNKIIRTHSYQELVKRMKTKQAEELMREK; encoded by the coding sequence ATGAAAAAATCTTTAATAATTTTGTTAATTTTAATTTTTACCATATCCGTTGCTTTTGCTATTGTTTCGCCAAAGGAACAGATTAAAAAAACTGTGGATAAGGTAATAAGCATTCTCAAAGACCCTAAGTACAAGGGAGAAAAGAGGCAGCAGAGAAGAGCTGCATTGAGAGCAGAAATCAGTAAAGTTTTTGATTTTGATGAAATGGCAAAACGTTCTCTTGGTATTTACTGGAGAGACAGAACACCTCAGGAGAAAAAAGAGTTTGTTGAACTTTACAAGGACCTTCTTGAAAGGTCTTACAGTGGAAAAATTGAGTCTTACACTACTGAGGAAGTAGTTTATACCGATGAAAGAATTGAAAATGGTAAGTATGCTGAAGTAAAAACAAAGATAATTACAAAAGACAAAAAAGAGATTCCAATTGACTACAGACTTTATTTCAATGGAAAAGAATGGAAGGTCTATGATGTGGTTATTGAAGGAGTCAGCCTTGTAAGTAACTATCGCAGCCAGTTTAACAAGATAATTCGCACTCATTCATATCAGGAACTTGTAAAAAGGATGAAAACAAAACAAGCAGAAGAATTGATGAGGGAGAAGTGA
- the nadC gene encoding carboxylating nicotinate-nucleotide diphosphorylase — MYTSLIDEVFRIAILEDIGKGDITSEVIVPEQCNAVAQIICKENLILAGMPFVKRFFSILSSAFGLQPDNLCFEEYYRDGDFIEKGNAIATLKGNARLLLAGERTALNLLQRLSGIATLTGEFVKKIKDIPVKILDTRKTTPGLRFMEKYAVRIAGAHNHRFALYDAVLIKDNHIKIAGSVREAVFKAKKSCIYQKIEIEVKSIEELEEAIDAGADIVMLDNMNIETMKKAVAIAKGRVLLEASGGVNLENVRDIALTGVDFISAGALTHSARAVDISMKIKEVL; from the coding sequence ATGTATACTTCACTGATTGATGAAGTTTTCAGAATAGCCATCTTAGAGGATATTGGAAAAGGTGATATAACTTCAGAAGTAATTGTCCCTGAACAGTGTAATGCTGTTGCTCAGATAATATGTAAAGAAAATTTGATTCTTGCAGGAATGCCTTTTGTAAAAAGATTTTTCAGTATACTGTCTTCAGCCTTCGGTCTTCAGCCTGACAACTTATGCTTTGAGGAATACTACAGAGATGGTGATTTTATTGAAAAAGGCAATGCAATTGCCACACTTAAAGGCAATGCAAGATTGCTTCTTGCAGGAGAAAGAACAGCCTTAAATCTTTTACAGAGACTTTCAGGGATTGCCACTTTAACAGGAGAATTTGTTAAAAAAATCAAAGACATTCCGGTAAAAATTCTTGACACAAGAAAAACAACTCCTGGATTAAGATTTATGGAGAAATATGCTGTAAGAATTGCAGGAGCACACAATCATCGTTTTGCTCTTTACGATGCAGTTTTAATAAAGGACAATCACATTAAAATCGCAGGCTCTGTAAGAGAGGCAGTGTTTAAAGCTAAAAAATCATGTATTTATCAAAAAATTGAAATTGAAGTAAAAAGTATTGAAGAGCTTGAGGAAGCAATTGATGCAGGAGCAGACATTGTGATGCTTGACAATATGAATATTGAAACAATGAAAAAGGCTGTAGCAATTGCAAAAGGCAGAGTCTTACTTGAAGCCTCAGGTGGTGTTAATCTTGAAAATGTAAGAGACATTGCTTTAACAGGTGTGGATTTTATTTCTGCTGGAGCCTTAACTCATTCTGCCAGAGCTGTTGATATAAGTATGAAAATTAAGGAGGTTTTATGA
- a CDS encoding PAS domain-containing sensor histidine kinase: MKIFHREIQLREVFFKFIDSYSEPLVLFDPERIDIIYLNQSARDFLGEHSDLSEFFEEQEYRNFIKLIHDCHRIEEQRVISYRKHDGSKGVLLFSLYPVMWEDQRVVFFKFNDITAKIKKKEAKKRRNAQLILKDKLKSIDLVTSSISHEINNICNFMVNNLRITLHTWHDVFKLIKEYESENGEFLLGGISSKEVDKIVPRLMLSIMEGITRISDTIDDFRKYIKEGLKSEYSIIDVNEVIKRVVTILNHHIFMHTENFNLNLHEELPKIRGNTQKLEQVIINLLMNALQALPDRGRGIFLSTGIKGDKIYIEIRDEGIGISKDIMPYIFEPFFSTKYASGGSGLGLYLSKSIIEELGGEITIKSEESKGTQIIIYLPCYDRDGKF, translated from the coding sequence ATGAAGATATTTCATAGAGAAATCCAATTAAGAGAAGTTTTTTTTAAATTTATAGATTCCTATTCAGAGCCGTTAGTTCTCTTTGATCCTGAAAGAATAGATATAATCTACCTGAATCAGTCTGCAAGAGATTTTTTAGGTGAACATTCAGATTTGTCGGAATTTTTTGAAGAACAGGAGTATAGAAATTTTATAAAATTAATTCATGATTGCCATAGAATAGAAGAGCAAAGGGTTATAAGTTATAGAAAACATGATGGCAGTAAAGGAGTTTTGCTTTTCAGTTTATATCCAGTGATGTGGGAGGACCAGAGGGTTGTGTTTTTTAAATTTAATGACATAACGGCAAAGATAAAGAAAAAGGAAGCAAAGAAAAGAAGAAATGCTCAATTGATACTGAAGGATAAACTAAAATCAATTGATTTGGTTACCTCAAGCATATCACACGAAATAAACAACATATGTAATTTTATGGTTAATAATCTCAGAATTACATTGCATACTTGGCATGATGTTTTTAAGCTTATTAAAGAATATGAGAGCGAAAATGGTGAATTTTTATTGGGAGGAATTTCTTCTAAGGAAGTTGATAAAATTGTTCCAAGACTTATGCTGTCAATTATGGAAGGTATAACAAGAATTTCAGATACAATTGATGACTTCAGAAAATACATTAAAGAAGGTTTAAAATCTGAATATTCAATTATTGATGTAAATGAAGTGATAAAGAGAGTAGTAACAATACTCAATCATCATATTTTTATGCATACTGAAAATTTTAATCTTAATCTCCACGAAGAATTGCCAAAAATAAGAGGTAATACGCAAAAGCTTGAGCAGGTTATAATAAATCTGTTAATGAATGCCTTACAGGCATTGCCAGATAGAGGAAGAGGAATTTTCCTATCCACAGGGATAAAAGGAGACAAGATATATATTGAAATCAGAGATGAAGGTATTGGAATTTCTAAGGATATAATGCCTTATATTTTTGAACCATTTTTTTCAACAAAATATGCATCAGGTGGCTCTGGGCTTGGACTTTATCTTTCAAAGTCTATTATAGAAGAGCTTGGCGGAGAAATCACCATCAAATCAGAAGAAAGCAAAGGTACGCAAATAATTATTTATCTGCCTTGTTATGACAGAGATGGAAAATTTTAA
- a CDS encoding sigma-54 dependent transcriptional regulator has protein sequence MTEMENFNYSVAIIDDERESLYTYSLILKQSGINDVVLIEDPRELPVVLKERSFSILLLDLSMPHISGFELLKYLSLEYPEIPVIILTAIKDIETAVECIKIGASDYLVKPVEKNKLISSIKKALEMNRLKEEILGLKHRLIEDKLEYEEAFSEIITVNQKMRGIFKYIEVISKTEQPVLITGETGTGKELVARAIHKISGRKGEFVAVNVAGLDDTMFSDTLFGHRKGAFTGAISNREGMISRARGGTLFLDEIGDLSEASQLKLLRVIQERVYYPLGSDIAKSTDARIIVATNQDIHDMVNKGAFRKDLFYRLKAHHVHLPPLRERKDDIPVLLDHFIEESAKELGKKPPKYPEELIILLTNYSFPGNIRELKMIVYDAVARCKSSILSLEVFKEMIDISNSIDKELKNEIVKFYIQMRFPDKLPTLKEMEELLINEALRRAKGNQGIAASMLGITRQALNKRLNKLHKK, from the coding sequence ATGACAGAGATGGAAAATTTTAATTATTCTGTTGCAATAATAGATGATGAAAGGGAGTCTTTATATACCTATTCGTTAATTCTGAAACAGTCGGGAATTAATGATGTTGTTTTGATTGAGGATCCACGGGAACTTCCTGTTGTTCTAAAAGAAAGATCATTCTCTATTTTACTCCTTGACCTTTCAATGCCCCATATCTCAGGTTTTGAACTTTTAAAATACTTATCACTGGAATATCCAGAAATTCCTGTAATTATATTAACAGCAATAAAAGACATAGAAACAGCTGTTGAGTGCATAAAAATAGGTGCTTCAGATTATCTGGTAAAGCCTGTTGAAAAAAATAAGCTGATTTCATCAATAAAAAAAGCACTGGAAATGAATCGTCTGAAAGAGGAAATTTTAGGATTAAAACACCGATTAATAGAAGATAAACTTGAATATGAAGAGGCTTTTTCAGAAATTATTACTGTAAATCAGAAAATGAGAGGTATTTTTAAATACATAGAAGTAATATCCAAAACAGAGCAACCTGTTTTAATAACAGGTGAAACAGGTACAGGAAAGGAACTTGTAGCAAGGGCAATTCATAAAATAAGTGGCAGGAAAGGTGAGTTTGTGGCAGTAAATGTTGCAGGGCTTGATGATACAATGTTTTCTGATACTTTGTTCGGTCATAGGAAAGGAGCATTCACAGGAGCAATATCCAACAGAGAAGGAATGATTTCAAGGGCAAGAGGTGGAACTCTTTTTCTTGATGAGATTGGAGATTTGTCTGAAGCCTCTCAACTCAAGCTTTTAAGAGTTATTCAGGAAAGAGTTTATTATCCTCTTGGTTCCGATATTGCAAAAAGCACTGATGCAAGAATTATAGTTGCAACAAATCAGGATATACATGATATGGTTAACAAAGGAGCCTTCCGAAAGGATCTATTTTACCGACTCAAAGCACATCATGTTCATCTTCCTCCTTTAAGAGAGAGAAAGGATGACATACCTGTTTTGCTTGACCATTTTATTGAAGAATCTGCAAAGGAACTGGGAAAGAAACCACCTAAATATCCAGAAGAATTAATAATTCTTTTAACAAATTACTCTTTTCCAGGCAATATAAGAGAGCTTAAAATGATAGTCTATGATGCAGTTGCTCGGTGTAAATCCTCTATTTTATCATTGGAAGTCTTCAAAGAGATGATAGACATAAGCAATTCCATTGATAAAGAGCTTAAAAATGAGATAGTAAAATTTTATATACAAATGAGATTTCCCGATAAACTTCCCACATTAAAGGAGATGGAAGAACTACTTATCAATGAAGCATTAAGAAGAGCCAAAGGAAATCAGGGAATTGCAGCTTCAATGCTTGGTATAACAAGGCAGGCATTGAATAAAAGATTGAATAAATTGCATAAAAAATAA
- a CDS encoding valine--tRNA ligase: protein MLNKELISETYQPQEVETKLYEFWEENGFFKPDPDPKKTPYCIVIPPPNVTGSLHMGHALNATLQDILIRWKRMLGYAALWVPGTDHAGIATQNVVERELLKEGLDRYQLGRTAFLQRVWNWKESCGGRIIDQLKRIGASCDWSRLRFTMDEGLSRAVKEVFLRLFEEGLIYRDLRLINWCPRCHTALSDLEVEHEEIEGKLYYIKYPLKDDPEQFITVATTRPETMLGDTAVAVNPEDKRYKNLIGKILILPLMNREIPLIADSAVDMEFGTGAVKVTPSHDFNDAEIAQRHNLPYLCVIDEEGKMTEEAGKYKGLDRYEARKRIIEDLAQLGLLEKIEKHKHAVGHCYRCKTVIEPFQTVQWYVKIKPLAEEAVRVVEEDKIRFIPEGWVNNYYAWMRDIKDWCISRQLWWGHRIPVWYCAKCKTEKGVEHGDLIEILFYKPFIFNGRQIWSGTYNELRRLGITKEDIEQTAKMIKIPKEISHFASRTEPRVCPKCGSEELIQDPDVLDTWFSSALWPFSTLGWPEETEDLKRFYPTSVLVTGFDIIFFWVARMIMMGIKFMKDVPFRDVYIHALVRDSKGQKMSKSKGNVIDPLVMIEKYGADAFRFTLAAFAAQGRDIKFSEDRVEGYRHFINKIWNAMKFIMSFAHLRTKEKVTLQELSLKNRWILSKLSETIEKTNQALHAYRFNDAANSVYQFLWHEFCDWYIELSKVVLYSESENKEETVNCLFYVFESVLKLLHPFMPYVTEYIWLNVLKKEQSIMISSYPSIESVTTDEEAIKKMDYIIEAISGVRSIRGELNISPSVNLEVFIKPISAEAEQVLNEGYQFILKLARAKTLKISKDIVRQKGSAVSVKKEFEIYIPVKEMINIDEEKKRLLKELQKTEADIKFLNKKLMNEDFIKNAPKEVVEKDREKYEELLVKSDKIKENLKVLEELSD from the coding sequence ATGCTTAACAAAGAACTCATTAGTGAAACCTATCAGCCTCAAGAAGTTGAAACAAAGCTTTATGAATTTTGGGAAGAAAATGGTTTTTTTAAACCCGATCCTGATCCCAAGAAAACGCCTTACTGCATTGTAATTCCGCCTCCAAATGTAACAGGCAGTCTTCATATGGGACATGCTTTAAACGCCACGCTTCAGGATATATTAATCCGGTGGAAAAGAATGCTCGGATATGCTGCTTTATGGGTTCCAGGCACAGACCATGCTGGAATTGCCACTCAAAATGTTGTGGAAAGAGAACTTTTAAAGGAGGGACTGGATAGGTATCAACTTGGTAGAACCGCTTTTCTTCAGAGAGTATGGAATTGGAAGGAATCCTGCGGTGGAAGAATTATAGACCAACTTAAAAGAATAGGTGCATCCTGTGACTGGTCCCGTCTTCGCTTTACAATGGATGAAGGACTTTCAAGAGCTGTTAAAGAAGTTTTCTTAAGACTTTTTGAAGAAGGCTTGATATACAGAGACTTAAGACTCATAAACTGGTGTCCAAGATGTCATACGGCTCTTTCTGACCTTGAAGTAGAACATGAAGAAATTGAAGGAAAGCTTTACTATATAAAGTATCCTTTAAAAGATGATCCTGAGCAATTCATTACAGTTGCAACAACTCGTCCAGAGACCATGCTTGGTGATACAGCTGTTGCTGTTAATCCTGAAGACAAAAGATATAAAAATTTGATTGGTAAAATTCTCATTCTTCCTCTTATGAACAGGGAGATTCCTTTAATTGCAGACAGTGCTGTTGATATGGAGTTTGGAACAGGTGCTGTAAAAGTTACTCCATCCCATGATTTCAATGATGCTGAGATTGCTCAGAGACACAATCTTCCCTACTTATGTGTAATTGATGAAGAAGGAAAAATGACAGAGGAAGCTGGTAAGTATAAGGGACTTGATAGATATGAGGCGAGAAAGCGAATAATTGAAGACCTTGCACAACTTGGACTTCTTGAAAAAATAGAAAAGCACAAACATGCTGTTGGACATTGCTACAGATGTAAAACAGTTATTGAACCATTTCAAACAGTTCAGTGGTATGTGAAAATAAAACCTTTAGCTGAGGAAGCAGTAAGGGTTGTAGAGGAGGATAAAATAAGATTTATTCCTGAAGGATGGGTTAACAACTACTATGCCTGGATGCGTGATATAAAGGATTGGTGCATTTCAAGGCAGCTTTGGTGGGGGCATAGAATTCCTGTATGGTATTGTGCAAAATGCAAAACAGAAAAAGGCGTTGAACATGGCGATCTGATAGAAATTTTATTCTATAAACCCTTTATCTTTAATGGAAGACAAATATGGAGCGGTACCTACAATGAATTAAGAAGACTTGGCATTACTAAAGAAGACATTGAACAGACAGCAAAGATGATCAAAATTCCAAAGGAAATTTCTCATTTTGCAAGCAGAACCGAACCCCGGGTTTGTCCAAAATGTGGCAGTGAAGAATTGATACAGGATCCTGATGTCTTAGATACATGGTTTTCGTCAGCACTATGGCCTTTTTCTACACTTGGATGGCCTGAGGAAACAGAAGATTTAAAAAGATTTTATCCTACAAGTGTTCTTGTTACTGGTTTTGACATAATATTTTTCTGGGTTGCAAGAATGATAATGATGGGAATTAAGTTCATGAAGGATGTTCCATTTAGAGATGTTTACATTCATGCCCTTGTTAGGGATTCAAAGGGACAAAAGATGAGCAAATCAAAGGGTAATGTAATAGACCCTCTTGTGATGATTGAAAAATATGGAGCAGATGCATTTAGATTCACCCTTGCAGCCTTTGCAGCACAGGGCAGAGATATAAAATTTTCAGAGGATAGAGTAGAAGGATACAGGCATTTTATAAACAAAATATGGAATGCCATGAAGTTTATAATGAGCTTTGCTCATCTAAGAACAAAGGAAAAAGTTACACTGCAAGAGCTAAGTCTCAAAAACAGATGGATTCTGTCAAAACTTTCAGAAACCATAGAAAAAACTAATCAAGCTTTACATGCATATAGATTTAATGATGCAGCAAACTCAGTTTATCAATTCCTGTGGCATGAATTCTGTGACTGGTACATAGAGCTAAGCAAGGTTGTATTGTACTCTGAATCTGAAAACAAGGAAGAAACTGTTAATTGTTTATTTTATGTTTTTGAAAGTGTTTTAAAACTTTTGCACCCCTTTATGCCTTATGTAACAGAATACATATGGCTTAATGTATTAAAGAAAGAACAATCAATCATGATTTCTTCTTATCCATCTATTGAGTCAGTAACCACAGATGAAGAAGCCATTAAAAAAATGGACTACATAATAGAGGCAATCTCTGGAGTAAGAAGCATTCGTGGAGAATTGAATATATCTCCATCAGTAAATCTAGAAGTATTTATCAAGCCAATATCTGCAGAGGCTGAGCAGGTTTTAAATGAGGGATATCAATTTATTTTAAAACTTGCCAGAGCAAAAACATTAAAAATCAGCAAGGACATTGTCAGGCAAAAAGGCTCAGCAGTTTCAGTAAAAAAAGAGTTTGAAATTTATATTCCTGTAAAAGAAATGATAAACATAGACGAGGAAAAAAAGAGGCTTTTAAAGGAACTTCAGAAGACTGAAGCAGACATAAAATTTCTTAACAAAAAATTGATGAATGAAGATTTTATAAAAAATGCACCTAAAGAAGTAGTTGAGAAAGATAGAGAAAAATATGAGGAGCTTTTGGTTAAAAGTGATAAAATAAAAGAGAATCTCAAGGTTCTTGAAGAATTATCAGATTAG